A single genomic interval of Ignavibacteria bacterium harbors:
- the deoC gene encoding deoxyribose-phosphate aldolase, producing the protein MRKTIVDRIIQEVLIEHSLQKSYCDEGICAPCGHCVFHKKDAVQNIIDNGAERITTTIGIPEPLELDLARMIDHTLLKPDATIEEVKKLCDEARQYHFVSVCVNPSFVKYCAVQLQGTDVKVCTVIGFPLGSSSTEIKRAETRQAIQDGAKEIDMVLNIGMLKSKELDYVFKDVQQVVLEAKPKKIVTKVILETCLLSDEEKVKACIICKEAGADFVKTSTGFSKGGATVGDIALMRKVVGGAMGVKASGGIRSREDADMMIASGADRIGASASVKIVTNIKDEKSGGY; encoded by the coding sequence ATGCGTAAAACAATTGTTGATAGAATAATACAAGAAGTATTGATCGAACATTCACTTCAAAAATCTTATTGCGATGAGGGGATTTGTGCTCCTTGCGGACATTGCGTATTTCACAAGAAAGATGCAGTTCAAAATATTATCGATAATGGTGCTGAGAGAATAACAACTACAATTGGAATCCCTGAACCTCTTGAGCTTGATCTTGCACGAATGATCGATCACACACTTCTTAAACCGGACGCGACCATCGAAGAAGTCAAAAAACTCTGTGATGAAGCAAGGCAATATCATTTTGTGTCAGTATGCGTAAATCCATCATTCGTCAAGTATTGTGCGGTGCAATTACAAGGAACTGATGTTAAAGTTTGTACTGTGATCGGTTTCCCATTGGGAAGCTCCTCAACTGAAATCAAACGAGCAGAGACTCGGCAAGCTATTCAGGATGGTGCGAAAGAAATTGATATGGTTCTAAATATTGGAATGCTCAAATCGAAAGAGTTAGATTATGTATTCAAAGATGTCCAGCAAGTTGTTCTTGAAGCGAAACCAAAAAAGATCGTTACAAAAGTAATTCTTGAAACTTGTCTTCTTTCAGATGAAGAAAAAGTAAAAGCTTGTATTATTTGCAAAGAAGCCGGAGCGGATTTTGTAAAAACATCAACTGGATTTTCGAAGGGAGGTGCGACAGTGGGAGATATTGCATTAATGAGAAAAGTTGTCGGTGGTGCTATGGGAGTTAAAGCAAGCGGTGGAATCCGTTCGAGGGAAGATGCGGATATGATGATAGCCAGTGGAGCTGATCGTATTGGTGCTAGTGCTTCTGTAAAAATTGTAACAAACATCAAAGATGAGAAGAGTGGCGGCTATTAA
- the folD gene encoding bifunctional methylenetetrahydrofolate dehydrogenase/methenyltetrahydrofolate cyclohydrolase FolD, with translation MAAQIINGKIISDQIKEEIKTSVEIDFLPQNIRPGLAAILIGDDPSSHIYVESKRKACEFVGFHSEVFRFSKDFKEIELIKLIEKLNRDDKFHGILVQQPLPHHVDQEKINLSIDPAKDVDGFHPVNFGKLLAGEETFIPCTPAGILELLRRYEISTSGKHAVILGRSNIVGKPIASLLMQKSSKANATVTVCHSATENIKMHTIQADILIAAIGRPHFVTAEMVNENCTVIDVGINRVSEPTLKNKYRLVGDVKFDEVSTKVKAITPVPGGVGPMTIAMLLKNTLIAATNFYNINQNA, from the coding sequence ATGGCAGCACAAATAATTAACGGTAAAATAATTTCGGATCAAATAAAAGAAGAGATTAAAACTTCCGTAGAGATAGATTTTCTTCCTCAAAATATTCGACCGGGACTCGCTGCGATTTTAATAGGTGATGATCCTTCGTCACATATATATGTAGAATCAAAACGGAAAGCTTGTGAATTTGTAGGATTTCACTCCGAAGTTTTCAGATTTTCGAAAGATTTTAAAGAAATAGAATTAATTAAATTAATTGAAAAATTAAATCGTGATGACAAATTCCACGGGATCTTAGTTCAACAGCCCTTACCACATCACGTTGATCAAGAGAAAATAAATTTATCGATTGATCCAGCAAAAGATGTTGATGGATTTCATCCAGTCAATTTTGGTAAGCTGCTTGCTGGCGAAGAGACTTTTATTCCTTGCACTCCGGCAGGAATTCTTGAGCTGCTAAGGCGTTACGAAATTTCAACTTCAGGTAAACATGCAGTTATTTTGGGCAGAAGTAACATTGTTGGGAAACCGATCGCTTCACTGCTAATGCAAAAATCGAGCAAAGCAAACGCAACTGTTACAGTCTGTCATTCTGCTACCGAAAATATTAAAATGCATACAATTCAAGCAGATATACTAATTGCTGCGATTGGGAGACCGCACTTTGTTACTGCAGAAATGGTAAATGAGAATTGTACAGTAATTGACGTTGGAATCAATCGAGTGAGTGAGCCGACTTTAAAAAATAAATATAGATTAGTTGGTGATGTTAAATTTGATGAAGTCAGCACTAAGGTTAAAGCGATTACACCAGTTCCAGGCGGTGTTGGGCCGATGACTATTGCAATGCTATTAAAAAATACTTTAATTGCAGCTACAAATTTTTATAACATAAATCAAAATGCGTAA
- a CDS encoding TIGR00282 family metallophosphoesterase has product MDKVKILFIGDIVGKPGIQILQTFLKSIVQNNSVDFIIANGENLTDGRGIIEKDGKSIFELGVNVITGGNHIWEKHKFQEYSKAEKNVLRPLNYPKGTYGQGYVSTSVGKNNITVISLQGRAYLPPIDCPFRTADWVIEKVKSDSNIIIIDFHAEATAEKVALAVHLDGKVSAIIGTHTHVQTADERIFPNGTAYITDVGMTGPYDSVIGMKKDAAVNRFLYQTPQKYQTATDDVHISAVIVTIDAKSGKSLSIERLFFPEFDRTSKDNGSTNN; this is encoded by the coding sequence TTGGATAAAGTTAAAATTCTATTTATCGGTGATATTGTAGGCAAACCGGGGATTCAAATCCTTCAAACATTTTTGAAAAGTATTGTTCAGAATAATTCAGTCGATTTTATCATTGCAAATGGTGAAAATCTAACTGATGGCAGGGGAATAATTGAAAAAGATGGTAAATCGATTTTTGAGCTTGGTGTAAATGTGATCACCGGTGGTAATCATATTTGGGAAAAACATAAGTTTCAAGAATACAGTAAAGCGGAGAAAAATGTTCTCAGACCGCTAAATTATCCGAAGGGAACATACGGACAAGGATACGTTTCTACTTCTGTCGGAAAAAACAACATAACGGTTATATCTCTGCAAGGTAGAGCATATTTACCCCCAATTGACTGTCCTTTTCGGACGGCTGATTGGGTAATAGAAAAAGTTAAAAGTGATTCTAACATAATCATAATCGATTTCCATGCAGAAGCTACTGCAGAAAAAGTTGCATTGGCAGTTCATCTAGATGGGAAAGTCAGTGCAATTATTGGAACACATACGCACGTACAGACAGCTGATGAAAGAATATTTCCAAACGGTACAGCTTATATAACTGATGTAGGAATGACGGGACCCTACGATTCTGTTATCGGAATGAAAAAGGATGCTGCGGTAAATAGATTTTTATATCAAACTCCACAGAAATATCAAACTGCCACTGACGACGTTCATATATCTGCAGTAATAGTGACCATTGATGCAAAAAGCGGCAAGTCTCTTTCAATTGAGAGATTATTTTTCCCAGAATTTGATAGAACAAGCAAGGATAATGGCAGCACAAATAATTAA
- a CDS encoding aldehyde dehydrogenase family protein, whose amino-acid sequence MILKSFSPNTIKLLGQIGCTDPTEVEAIVKTAKDAQVHWQEIGINKRINELKIIRDNLFSKYAEIAQLISDENGKPFAEAISSEIIPTLSVFDYYLAKSKKYLRPQKVRIKLPVMIHKKSWIEFEPWGVVGIISPWNYPLLLPMGQIIPALIAGNSVVFKPSEFTPLVGSWIEKLFNGSNLLKNVFNVIYGEAQVGQSLVNSKIDKLFFTGSTNVGKIISKNAADKLLPISLELGGKDPILVLKDADLDRTAQGIAWGALTNSGQTCVSVERVYVHESLHYELIHKLIEHVSRLKLYNGSEYYDLSALKTEQQANKVKEHIQDAVRKGAKIIFGGRQIDENKFEPTILTDVNHDMLVMKEETFGPIIAIKKVSDDNEAIKFANDSDYGLSASVWTKDISHGREVARKIKSGSVLINDCISYFGTSEAVVGGIKLSGTGRVHGRSGLMEMVYEKYYNSDSFTWQKKFWWFPYGNKATENMKFALTFLYGRNVFKRLMAGIKILPALFKRK is encoded by the coding sequence ATGATATTAAAATCATTTTCTCCAAACACAATAAAATTATTAGGACAGATCGGTTGCACTGATCCAACTGAAGTTGAAGCAATCGTTAAGACGGCAAAAGATGCCCAAGTACATTGGCAGGAAATTGGAATTAATAAAAGAATCAACGAATTGAAAATTATTCGCGATAACTTATTTTCCAAGTACGCAGAAATAGCTCAACTAATCTCAGACGAAAACGGAAAACCATTTGCTGAAGCAATTTCGTCTGAGATAATTCCCACACTTAGCGTTTTTGATTATTACCTTGCAAAATCCAAAAAGTATTTGAGACCACAAAAAGTACGCATCAAGCTGCCAGTAATGATCCACAAAAAAAGTTGGATTGAATTTGAGCCATGGGGAGTCGTTGGAATAATTAGTCCATGGAATTATCCATTACTTTTACCGATGGGACAGATCATTCCAGCATTGATTGCAGGCAACAGTGTTGTTTTCAAACCATCTGAGTTCACTCCACTAGTCGGAAGCTGGATTGAAAAATTATTCAATGGATCAAACTTACTGAAGAATGTTTTTAATGTTATTTATGGTGAAGCTCAGGTGGGTCAATCACTCGTGAATAGCAAAATCGATAAGTTATTTTTTACAGGAAGCACAAATGTTGGAAAGATCATCTCTAAAAATGCTGCTGATAAACTTTTGCCCATCTCGCTTGAACTTGGGGGGAAGGATCCAATCCTTGTGTTGAAAGACGCAGACCTTGATAGAACTGCCCAAGGAATTGCTTGGGGAGCGCTGACAAATTCTGGTCAAACTTGTGTTTCGGTTGAGAGAGTCTATGTTCATGAATCTCTACATTACGAATTAATACACAAATTGATAGAGCATGTTTCAAGATTGAAATTGTATAATGGCTCTGAATATTACGATTTAAGTGCATTAAAGACAGAGCAGCAGGCAAATAAAGTTAAAGAACATATTCAAGATGCAGTCCGAAAGGGAGCGAAAATTATTTTCGGCGGCAGACAGATTGATGAAAATAAATTCGAGCCGACAATTTTAACTGACGTTAATCATGATATGCTCGTGATGAAAGAAGAGACTTTTGGACCAATAATAGCCATTAAAAAAGTCAGTGATGACAATGAGGCAATCAAATTTGCGAATGACTCTGATTATGGATTATCCGCATCAGTTTGGACTAAGGATATTTCACATGGAAGAGAAGTTGCACGAAAAATAAAGAGTGGTTCTGTACTAATCAATGATTGCATATCATATTTTGGTACAAGCGAAGCAGTTGTCGGTGGAATAAAATTGAGCGGCACCGGCAGAGTTCATGGGAGAAGCGGATTGATGGAAATGGTTTATGAAAAGTATTACAACTCTGACTCCTTCACGTGGCAAAAAAAGTTTTGGTGGTTTCCTTACGGAAATAAAGCAACTGAGAATATGAAATTTGCTTTAACTTTTCTGTACGGGAGAAATGTATTTAAGAGATTGATGGCTGGGATTAAAATTCTACCTGCACTATTCAAAAGAAAATAG
- a CDS encoding BMC domain-containing protein — MDKNSIGLIELSSIAAGFQVTDAMLKAAEVDLVLARTICSGKYMVLVRGDVAAVQSSVDAGAVAGNFSVIDTFVIPNVHESVFPAIAGTTKIELLEALGIVEAFSVASLIEAADAAVKSSNVKLIEVRLAMALGGKAFVTLTGEVAAVQSAVDAGAHVVSQKGLLVNKIVIPQPRNELLNEMI, encoded by the coding sequence ATGGATAAAAACTCAATAGGCTTAATTGAATTAAGCAGCATAGCGGCAGGATTTCAGGTAACAGATGCGATGTTAAAAGCTGCTGAGGTTGATTTAGTGCTTGCAAGAACAATCTGTTCAGGCAAATATATGGTATTGGTTAGGGGTGATGTGGCAGCAGTTCAATCAAGTGTGGATGCAGGTGCCGTGGCTGGAAATTTTTCAGTAATTGATACCTTCGTAATACCGAATGTTCATGAATCGGTGTTCCCTGCAATTGCAGGTACAACAAAAATAGAACTCCTTGAAGCGCTTGGGATAGTTGAAGCATTTTCTGTTGCCTCATTGATTGAAGCGGCCGATGCTGCAGTTAAATCATCAAATGTGAAATTAATCGAGGTACGGCTTGCAATGGCACTTGGCGGAAAAGCTTTTGTTACTCTTACAGGTGAAGTTGCTGCAGTTCAAAGTGCCGTTGATGCTGGTGCTCATGTTGTTTCACAAAAGGGATTGCTCGTTAATAAGATCGTTATTCCACAGCCAAGAAATGAACTGTTGAACGAGATGATCTGA
- a CDS encoding four helix bundle protein, translating to MEIPKDKKYDLEDRTLEFAKKIIAFIDSVPKNLQNIEICKQLTRAGGSVGANYIEANESLGKKDFLMRIKICRKEAKESRYWLKLTRCLDSSEAERQSLIQEATELMKIFGAILEKSK from the coding sequence TTGGAAATTCCAAAGGACAAAAAATATGATCTAGAGGATCGAACTTTAGAATTTGCTAAGAAGATTATTGCCTTCATCGATTCAGTCCCGAAGAATTTGCAGAATATTGAAATATGTAAGCAACTGACCAGAGCCGGGGGCTCTGTAGGTGCAAATTACATAGAAGCAAACGAATCATTAGGTAAAAAAGATTTTTTAATGAGAATTAAAATCTGTCGAAAGGAAGCAAAAGAGAGTAGATATTGGCTTAAACTTACTAGGTGTTTGGACAGTAGCGAGGCTGAAAGACAATCGTTAATTCAAGAAGCTACCGAACTAATGAAAATATTTGGAGCGATTCTAGAAAAATCGAAATAG
- a CDS encoding NADH dehydrogenase subunit has protein sequence MLSEKLKKYGVVGAGGAGFPTYVKAESKVEYVIANGAECEPLIHKDFELMKAFPSEIIEGMKLMMDSTGAKKGTFGIKEKHVAAIEEIQPFIKKSNIEFSFLGDFYPSGDEYEVVYTATGKLIPPAGIPLQIGCVVNNVETLYNVFLASQDIPVTKKIVSVSGVVRNPKTFWVPIGTSFRDLIEIAGGSIEKEFGIFVSGIMMGNLSFDLDDVVTKTTAGLILLPKEHFLVTRKSASIQSMNRIGKSACDQCSYCTEFCPRYLLGYEVQPHKVMRSLGFTLSGAENWNQWAELCCACGLCTLYACPEDLFPKEACDESKKSMRSTGMKFIQEKDVTVHPMKEHRRVPQKQLRKRLKVDDYEVETPFEEIDFSPSTVKIKLQQHIGKKAEPTVKEGEVVNIGQLIAEVGENNLGANIHSSISGRVAQVNEKYINIEKY, from the coding sequence ATGCTCTCTGAAAAATTAAAAAAATATGGTGTGGTTGGTGCAGGGGGTGCCGGGTTCCCAACTTATGTTAAAGCTGAATCAAAAGTTGAGTATGTCATTGCGAATGGAGCCGAATGCGAACCTTTAATCCATAAAGATTTTGAATTGATGAAGGCTTTTCCTTCAGAAATTATTGAAGGAATGAAATTGATGATGGATTCGACTGGTGCAAAAAAAGGTACATTCGGAATTAAGGAAAAACATGTAGCCGCCATTGAGGAAATCCAGCCATTTATTAAAAAAAGTAATATAGAATTTTCTTTCCTCGGAGATTTTTATCCCTCAGGAGATGAGTATGAAGTAGTTTACACAGCGACCGGAAAACTAATTCCACCAGCCGGGATTCCACTTCAGATTGGATGCGTAGTAAACAATGTCGAAACACTTTATAATGTTTTCTTGGCCAGTCAAGATATTCCGGTAACGAAAAAAATTGTTTCTGTTTCCGGTGTTGTACGTAATCCAAAAACATTTTGGGTGCCTATTGGAACATCATTTCGAGATTTAATTGAAATTGCCGGCGGTTCAATTGAAAAGGAATTTGGAATTTTTGTCAGTGGAATAATGATGGGCAATCTATCATTTGATCTTGATGATGTTGTCACTAAAACGACTGCTGGATTAATACTCCTGCCAAAAGAACATTTTTTAGTTACGAGAAAATCTGCTTCTATACAGAGTATGAATCGTATTGGAAAGTCGGCATGCGATCAGTGCAGTTATTGTACAGAATTTTGTCCGCGGTATCTGCTTGGATATGAAGTGCAGCCGCACAAAGTAATGCGAAGCTTAGGATTTACACTGTCTGGTGCTGAGAATTGGAATCAGTGGGCAGAACTTTGTTGTGCTTGCGGATTATGTACGCTTTACGCTTGTCCTGAAGATCTTTTTCCGAAGGAAGCTTGTGATGAATCGAAAAAATCAATGAGATCTACTGGAATGAAATTCATTCAAGAGAAAGACGTAACAGTTCACCCAATGAAAGAACATAGAAGAGTTCCTCAGAAGCAGCTGCGGAAAAGATTGAAAGTGGATGATTATGAAGTTGAAACTCCATTTGAAGAAATTGATTTCTCTCCCAGCACAGTTAAAATTAAATTGCAGCAGCACATCGGTAAAAAAGCCGAACCTACAGTTAAAGAAGGGGAAGTAGTTAATATTGGACAATTGATTGCTGAAGTAGGAGAAAATAATTTGGGAGCCAATATTCACTCATCCATAAGTGGAAGAGTTGCTCAAGTCAACGAAAAATATATCAACATCGAGAAATACTAA
- a CDS encoding PP2C family protein-serine/threonine phosphatase has translation MDQRKLYRTIEKITNQPFKSEEELLINVLKEVVASESFAVTGGRIWKLTPSRSKYKLIAQEGEVEKIKPNFTINVTDYPIFELIAKERTILTTETNLYLRQKGIFKYSATGIGEKLRGKDYPLYQYLMAFSAPEINQSLFYTLNIIGTALTSTLRSKRIETRTKILTDDIDQARELQKRILPEHEFKFAGYEMFGISVPDRIVGGDFYDYLNIGVDDDKFAVAVGDVASKGFAAAAEAFYVSAALRMGVSYLTKTSPLMKKINNLVYKIFPDDRFVSLFYIELSDDKNGACIYCNAGHNSPIFLKANSKKIVSLDATGPLIGPAYNSKFGTSMINFEIGDVLVIYTDGITEAMNEAGNFYGEEKFIRLVQKLRHLSSKEITQSLIEDVQKFSARGQYSDDKTIVTVKRMN, from the coding sequence TTGGATCAAAGAAAATTATATAGAACAATAGAAAAGATCACGAATCAGCCATTTAAGTCTGAAGAGGAACTTCTGATTAATGTTCTAAAGGAAGTTGTTGCAAGTGAATCGTTCGCAGTAACCGGTGGAAGAATATGGAAACTTACTCCTTCAAGGTCAAAATATAAATTGATTGCTCAAGAAGGGGAAGTCGAGAAGATAAAACCGAATTTCACAATTAATGTTACGGATTATCCAATCTTTGAGCTGATAGCCAAAGAAAGAACAATTTTAACCACTGAAACGAATCTCTACCTACGACAGAAAGGTATATTTAAATATTCTGCAACCGGAATAGGTGAAAAACTTCGCGGAAAAGATTACCCGCTTTATCAATATTTAATGGCATTCTCTGCCCCTGAAATTAATCAGTCTTTATTTTATACACTTAATATTATTGGGACTGCTTTAACGTCTACTCTGAGAAGTAAGAGAATTGAAACACGTACTAAAATTTTGACCGATGATATCGACCAGGCTCGCGAACTGCAGAAACGAATTCTTCCCGAACACGAATTTAAATTTGCTGGCTATGAGATGTTCGGCATTTCGGTTCCGGATAGAATTGTCGGTGGCGATTTCTATGATTACCTAAATATCGGGGTGGATGATGATAAGTTTGCTGTTGCGGTTGGAGATGTTGCGAGCAAAGGATTTGCTGCAGCCGCAGAAGCATTCTATGTATCAGCGGCTTTGAGAATGGGAGTAAGTTATCTAACAAAAACTTCTCCACTAATGAAGAAAATAAATAATCTCGTCTACAAAATATTTCCTGATGATCGATTTGTCTCACTTTTTTACATCGAGCTTTCAGATGATAAAAATGGAGCATGTATTTATTGCAATGCCGGTCATAACAGTCCGATCTTTCTAAAAGCAAATTCAAAAAAAATTGTTTCGCTAGATGCAACTGGTCCTCTGATCGGCCCGGCTTACAATTCAAAATTTGGAACTTCGATGATTAATTTTGAAATTGGAGATGTGCTTGTAATTTATACTGATGGGATCACCGAAGCGATGAATGAAGCAGGAAATTTCTATGGAGAAGAAAAATTTATCCGACTTGTTCAAAAACTTCGACACTTAAGCTCAAAGGAAATTACACAATCGTTAATCGAAGATGTTCAAAAATTCAGTGCACGCGGACAATATTCTGATGATAAAACAATTGTCACGGTTAAAAGAATGAATTAA
- a CDS encoding type II toxin-antitoxin system MqsA family antitoxin: MCGGKKKSSTTTFSADYGEGIIIIRNVNAEVCIQCGEEWIDDKTAAKLETISSEAQTKKRQLEVIAMNN; encoded by the coding sequence ATGTGCGGAGGAAAGAAAAAATCCTCAACAACAACATTCAGTGCTGATTATGGTGAAGGAATCATAATTATTAGAAATGTAAATGCCGAAGTTTGTATTCAATGTGGAGAAGAATGGATTGACGACAAAACAGCAGCAAAATTGGAAACGATTTCTTCTGAAGCCCAGACAAAAAAACGACAACTCGAAGTCATTGCAATGAATAATTAA
- a CDS encoding DUF4258 domain-containing protein, translating to MKNILIQIRAAVSNEKVIWRKHVLSRLIERGIKRKEILKVIIAGEIIEDYPEDQPYPSMFLFKIVKDRPLHVVISYDEFNKIVYIITAYEPTLEFFDEDFKTRK from the coding sequence ATTAAAAACATTTTGATCCAAATCAGGGCTGCAGTATCGAACGAGAAAGTAATTTGGCGTAAGCATGTTTTGTCGCGTTTGATCGAACGTGGAATTAAAAGAAAAGAGATTTTGAAGGTTATCATAGCTGGTGAAATAATTGAAGATTATCCAGAGGACCAACCTTATCCGAGTATGTTTTTATTCAAGATTGTGAAGGATAGACCTCTCCACGTAGTAATATCGTATGATGAATTCAATAAAATTGTCTATATTATTACAGCATATGAGCCAACACTTGAATTTTTTGATGAAGATTTCAAAACAAGGAAATAA
- a CDS encoding peptidase M64 encodes MKKIGLTFFLIGFLVSGLIAQTTFDKYFIEKSLRIDYFNIGDVKEQIIALDEIREEPFWGGNKINLIDKFYYGNYRFEVIDAVSNKIIYSKGYSTLFSEWLTTAEAKQVRRAFSETLTFPFPKNKVNVNLYKRNELNNFDLVFTFHVDPSSPFIKKDRRNVFKAAKVYDGGNSNEKVDIVIVPDGYTETEMPKFRKDAERFGTLLFGSTPYKENRNNFNIWYVEAPSKESGTDIPRDGIYRSTAANSSFYTFDVERYCMVEDNKTLRDLAANAPYDLIYVLVNSDKYGGGAIYNHYSVAVNDNEWEEYLIVHEFGHGFAGLGDEYYTSEVAYEEFYKAGIEPWEPNLTTLTNFEKKWKPLVKSETPIPTPSEELNNKIVGVFEGGGYVPKGVYRPMLDCSMKSKTVDNFCVVCKDAIQRMIDYYCDR; translated from the coding sequence ATGAAAAAGATTGGTTTAACGTTTTTTCTGATTGGCTTTCTTGTAAGCGGTCTGATTGCACAAACTACATTTGATAAATATTTCATCGAGAAATCTCTTCGAATAGATTATTTTAATATTGGTGACGTCAAAGAACAAATTATCGCATTAGATGAAATACGTGAGGAGCCGTTTTGGGGAGGTAATAAAATAAATTTGATTGATAAATTCTATTATGGCAATTATAGATTCGAAGTTATCGATGCAGTTTCAAACAAGATAATTTACTCAAAAGGATATTCAACTTTATTTTCCGAATGGCTGACTACTGCAGAAGCGAAGCAAGTGCGGCGTGCTTTTAGCGAAACTCTCACTTTCCCATTTCCGAAAAATAAAGTGAATGTAAATCTGTATAAAAGAAATGAACTTAATAATTTCGATCTGGTATTTACTTTTCATGTCGATCCAAGTTCACCCTTTATTAAAAAAGACCGAAGAAATGTTTTCAAAGCAGCCAAAGTTTACGACGGCGGTAATTCAAATGAGAAGGTTGATATCGTGATCGTTCCTGATGGTTACACTGAAACTGAAATGCCCAAATTCAGAAAAGATGCTGAAAGATTCGGGACTTTGCTTTTTGGTTCAACGCCGTATAAAGAAAACAGGAATAATTTTAATATTTGGTATGTGGAAGCGCCATCGAAAGAAAGTGGTACAGATATTCCTCGTGATGGAATCTATAGGAGTACCGCCGCGAACTCCAGTTTTTATACATTCGATGTAGAACGTTACTGCATGGTGGAGGACAATAAAACTCTCCGCGACTTAGCGGCAAATGCTCCATATGACTTAATTTATGTTTTAGTGAATTCTGACAAATATGGCGGAGGTGCAATTTATAATCATTATTCGGTTGCTGTAAATGACAACGAGTGGGAAGAATATTTAATTGTTCATGAATTTGGTCATGGCTTTGCTGGTTTGGGTGATGAGTACTATACATCTGAAGTTGCGTATGAAGAATTTTACAAAGCTGGAATTGAACCTTGGGAGCCAAATTTAACGACATTGACAAACTTTGAGAAAAAGTGGAAACCGCTGGTTAAATCTGAAACTCCAATTCCAACTCCGAGTGAAGAATTAAACAATAAAATAGTTGGGGTTTTTGAAGGGGGTGGTTATGTGCCAAAGGGAGTTTATCGTCCTATGCTTGATTGCTCAATGAAATCTAAAACTGTCGATAACTTCTGTGTGGTGTGCAAAGATGCGATCCAAAGAATGATCGATTATTATTGTGATAGGTAG
- a CDS encoding mechanosensitive ion channel, whose translation MESFYSWLEKLIPNVLLMHVVVSVGIVLITVIAGRILNLIIRILIKPFAGKTKTTLDDKIIHVIEKFSNRIFVVLALYLAIRYFINSLFKDSRIKEYVGQTLYDFIVGTTSFFNDVLFIVTVLFVIYALYNLFSVILDFYLEKRDVQHGERSAYDLIPFVKKLILVVLFTIGLLIILYKFEVDVSGIVLSLGVGSLAVALAAQETLSNMIAGFVILVDRPFRIGDRIRLPSGEIGDVVEIGMRSTKLLDFDHNLIIIPNAELVKTRIQNLTYPNTISRIVVDVGVAYSTDIDKAKGILLGVAGEHKLVSKEFEPQVFVTNFSASSIDIRLVARTTDYRDVYTIQSELRQLINIKFKKNRIEIPFPQMVIHKKEK comes from the coding sequence ATGGAAAGTTTTTATAGCTGGTTGGAAAAATTAATTCCGAATGTACTTTTAATGCATGTTGTAGTATCTGTTGGGATAGTATTAATCACGGTCATTGCTGGCAGAATTCTAAATCTAATAATCCGAATTTTAATTAAACCATTTGCCGGGAAAACGAAGACAACATTAGACGATAAAATTATCCACGTCATCGAAAAATTCTCAAATAGAATATTTGTGGTACTCGCTCTATATCTTGCAATTCGGTACTTTATCAATTCTTTATTCAAAGATTCCCGAATTAAAGAGTATGTCGGTCAAACACTCTATGACTTCATAGTTGGCACAACGTCATTTTTCAATGATGTGCTTTTTATAGTCACTGTCTTATTTGTGATTTATGCATTGTACAATCTCTTCAGTGTAATCTTAGATTTTTATCTCGAGAAAAGGGACGTGCAGCATGGTGAACGGTCTGCATACGATTTAATTCCTTTCGTTAAAAAATTAATCTTGGTGGTTTTGTTCACTATTGGACTGCTGATCATTCTTTATAAGTTCGAAGTTGATGTCAGCGGAATAGTTTTATCTCTCGGAGTCGGTTCGCTCGCAGTTGCTCTTGCTGCACAAGAAACTCTTTCGAATATGATAGCTGGTTTTGTCATTCTTGTTGATAGACCTTTCAGGATTGGTGATCGAATTAGACTTCCATCCGGTGAAATTGGTGATGTCGTGGAAATCGGAATGAGAAGCACAAAGTTATTGGATTTTGATCACAATTTAATAATTATCCCAAATGCGGAATTAGTAAAAACCAGAATCCAAAATTTAACTTATCCGAATACGATCTCGAGGATTGTTGTCGATGTAGGTGTTGCGTACTCTACTGATATCGATAAAGCAAAAGGTATTTTGCTCGGTGTTGCAGGTGAACATAAATTAGTTTCGAAAGAGTTCGAACCTCAAGTATTTGTAACAAATTTTTCGGCGAGCAGCATCGATATCAGATTAGTTGCACGCACAACTGATTATCGAGATGTCTATACAATTCAAAGTGAACTGAGACAATTAATAAATATAAAATTCAAAAAGAATAGAATTGAGATTCCATTTCCGCAAATGGTGATTCACAAAAAGGAGAAATGA